The sequence AGCATCTTCTTCTGGTGTTGGTACTAATGCTCCTTCTAAGGTAAAATAACGCAATTGCTGCTGATATATTCCCAAATATAACCCTAACTGTTCACTTTTGAGTAAACCTGTACTATTGGGGTGAATTTCTTGGTATTTACCCTTAATCAGTTCAAATCCTTTGAATTCTAAACTATCAGGATCAAACCAAAAGTATTCTGGAGTGCGAAAAGTATCTTGATAGATTTGTTTTTTTTCCTCTCTATCGACTTTAGCGGTACTATCAGAGAGAATTTCCACAATAACATTAGGATACTTTCCCTCCTCTTGCCATACTACCCAACTTTTCCTTGACCAGTCACAAGTAGTATCTAGCACCAGAAAAAAATCTGGACCACGGAAATATTCTGATTTTTTCTGATTAGGACTATAATAAATAGTCAAATTACCCGCTACAAAATAATCTTGTCTCTCTTTCCATAACCATTTGAGACATTGAATCAAAAGAATGATTTGTTGTAGATGTAAATTACTTTCCAAGGGGGGTTCATCGCTCCAAAACTCACCAGTAGGGAAAACTATCTGATTTTCAGTAGTGATAGTCATAATTTGTGATTAATTGAGGACTAATATTTAAATTATGGCACTCTCTTTGGCTTTTTGTAGTAAATCTAAACCCTCTGTTAGAGTATTGATTTGAGCAAGTTGTTCTCGTAATTGTGCAGCACCAGGAAACCCTTTACAATACCAAGCTAAATGTTTGCGAGATTGACAAATACCCCGATAACCCTTGTATTCCCATAATCCCTGTAAATGTTCTTGAGCACAAGTTAATAACTCGCTTATACTAGGTGGAGGTAAGACTTCACCAGTGCGGAAAAAATGCTCAATTTCCCCTACTAAAAAAGGATAACCCAAAGTTCCCCGAGAACACATCACCCCATCTGCTCCCGTTATGGTTAAACATTTTAACGCAGCTTCTAGAGAAAAAATATCCCCATTAGCGATGACAGGAATTTCTACCACTTCTTTTACCTTCTTAATCCATGAGTATCTAGCTTCACCATGATAACCTTGAGCACGTGTACGTCCATGTATAGTGAGCATACTTGCTCCTGAATCTTCTAACATTTGGGCAAATTCGACAATATTAATCTCCGTATCATCCCAACCAATACGGGTTTTAGCCGTTACAGGAACATCTACCGCATTAACTACGGTTTCAATAATTGCTCGTGCTACTTCTGGTTGACGTAGTAGAGAAGATCCACCCCCTTTTTTAGTAATTTTATTCACAGGACAACCCATGTTAATATCAATAGTTAAAGCACCCTCTGCTACTGCTTTTTGAGCTGCTTCAGCCATAAAATCGGGACGGTTAGAGTCGATGGGTATATTACTATACCACACCTCTCTTCCGAAACCGTGCTTGCGACTTTCACCGCACACGGCTACTCAATTAGAATGCGCTTACTGACAATGCGCGCTTCACTAGTTCCATACATCCTCTTTCGTATAGTCATTGCCACATTTGTTTATTTCATTTGCAGCTTTTATACCGTCTAATTTTGCATCTTCCCTAGTTTTTTCATCATGACAATGTCCGTGCAATAATTGGAGATTTGTTTTTATATTACCTCCACCTTTCGATTTTGGTTTTATATGGTCCACCTCCATTACGTCTCCATCTTTGAAATGTAATCCACATCGGGAACACTTACCTTTCTGTTTCTTCAAAAGTTCTGCAACTCTTTTAGGCACTTCTGGATATTGTCCCATACGCGCAGACCAATACTTCCAGTCTCCGTCATAAGGACTTCTGTCACCTTTAACTTTTACGTAGTCAACACTACTATGATGTTCACCTTTCGGACAGTAAGATTCCAATCTTAATGAATCTTCCTTATTGTCGGTTGAAAATATTTTTCTTCCTTTAACCTTATGCCAGTATTTTTTGTAGAAGTTCTCTTTTGTTCTCTCCGATACTGCCCAACCTCTAAGCTTTTCATATAGCATATTATCACAATTTGAGAGTATCCCCATGGTTTTAGCATCACTATATCTATAATACTGTCGCCACCCTCTTATTTTCGGATTTAATTCCTTTATCAGAGCAGCTTGAGGACCTTTTCTTAGAGCTTTAACAACTCTTTCGATTTCTCTCATATGATTTACTATCTTCTCTTTGGTCGGATGAATGAGCGTTCTCCACCCAAGCGGAACACTTTTTGTATTTCTTGCAGACTTATGTTTACTCATTTTATATCCCTGAATATGAAATCCAAGGAAATTAAATCCTGCTACTCCATCATCACTTAATGCTGGATTCACAGTGTGTGCAAGTCGTGTCTTTTCAGGTTTCAATTCAAGTCCTATATCAAGTAACCATGTGGATATTAATTCCTTACATTTTAAGACTACATTTCTATCTTTATGAATTACCACAAAATCATCTGCATACCTTATGAAAGTTAACGAGTATACTCTACCCTTCTTACCTAGAGGGTTTCCCCCTCCGTCTTTCCATCCTTTCGATTCTTCTGCAAATTTGATTAGCATTTCCTCTAACCCATCTAGGGCTATATTTGCTAGTAAGGGTGATAACACCCCTCCTTGTGGAGTTCCCAATTCCTTCTTAGAAAATGCCCCTTGGTCTAATACACCAGATTTTAACCAGGCTTTAATTTGTTGCCTTAACAAACCTTTATAACCTGCTTTATCTAGTAGAGCATTATGGTTTATGCGGTCAAAACATTTTGTTATATCAGCATCTAGAACAAATTTTTCTGCTCCTTGTACTGCATCTTTAATGTGTTTTATCGCATCTTGACA is a genomic window of Gloeocapsa sp. DLM2.Bin57 containing:
- a CDS encoding Uma2 family endonuclease, translating into MTITTENQIVFPTGEFWSDEPPLESNLHLQQIILLIQCLKWLWKERQDYFVAGNLTIYYSPNQKKSEYFRGPDFFLVLDTTCDWSRKSWVVWQEEGKYPNVIVEILSDSTAKVDREEKKQIYQDTFRTPEYFWFDPDSLEFKGFELIKGKYQEIHPNSTGLLKSEQLGLYLGIYQQQLRYFTLEGALVPTPEEDAQRERENAQRERERAEKLAAKLRELGVNPDLDL
- the dusB gene encoding tRNA dihydrouridine synthase DusB; amino-acid sequence: MAEAAQKAVAEGALTIDINMGCPVNKITKKGGGSSLLRQPEVARAIIETVVNAVDVPVTAKTRIGWDDTEINIVEFAQMLEDSGASMLTIHGRTRAQGYHGEARYSWIKKVKEVVEIPVIANGDIFSLEAALKCLTITGADGVMCSRGTLGYPFLVGEIEHFFRTGEVLPPPSISELLTCAQEHLQGLWEYKGYRGICQSRKHLAWYCKGFPGAAQLREQLAQINTLTEGLDLLQKAKESAII
- a CDS encoding group II intron reverse transcriptase/maturase, whose protein sequence is MWIPKPGKAEKRPLGIATMYDRALQALVKLALEPEWEAKFEPSSYGFRPGRSCQDAIKHIKDAVQGAEKFVLDADITKCFDRINHNALLDKAGYKGLLRQQIKAWLKSGVLDQGAFSKKELGTPQGGVLSPLLANIALDGLEEMLIKFAEESKGWKDGGGNPLGKKGRVYSLTFIRYADDFVVIHKDRNVVLKCKELISTWLLDIGLELKPEKTRLAHTVNPALSDDGVAGFNFLGFHIQGYKMSKHKSARNTKSVPLGWRTLIHPTKEKIVNHMREIERVVKALRKGPQAALIKELNPKIRGWRQYYRYSDAKTMGILSNCDNMLYEKLRGWAVSERTKENFYKKYWHKVKGRKIFSTDNKEDSLRLESYCPKGEHHSSVDYVKVKGDRSPYDGDWKYWSARMGQYPEVPKRVAELLKKQKGKCSRCGLHFKDGDVMEVDHIKPKSKGGGNIKTNLQLLHGHCHDEKTREDAKLDGIKAANEINKCGNDYTKEDVWN